CATTAGTCAACGCCAAAGCGAAGCACACGATTCTCATATTGTACCTCACAATGTCGGTACTCTTAGAGGTAATACAATCAAATGAACTAGTTAAGCTTATGCAGGAATTCACTTAGTACGttttaaaacttattttatttttatatcgTAAAGGAAGGAAGAATTGTGGGCTTCCGCTAGTTCCTACCGCACTAGGGTTAACAAATATGATTTGTACAAAAGACAAAGCCCACAAAACGAGCAATCACCTCCCATCATCGCTAAATTCAGGTAAGATATTCATATTCACTTTTAGTACCATCACATTGTTTCAACTTTGGAATTTTTCCCAGTATTGCAAAGCCCCATCCATGACATCGGAAGCCAAAACAGCAACACCTTTGAAAATGGTTACCAGTCGACCTCCACATCCACCGAGCTGAGTATTGCGGCTGCTAGGCCAGTTTACGCAGTCCGCACCAGAGTTTCAAAGACATTTCCCGTTACTAAATGTACGCGGTTAGCAGACAGAGCGGACTTAAGGTCAACTAACCATACCACTACCCCAGCTTCGTCTCTATCAGGTAAGATGTACTAGGATCAAATAAGAAGATTAaactaacttttttttccagagGTACAAGGTTTATCGGCATTGATGAGGAAAATGGATTTGATAATAAGAAACCAGGAAATCATCAAAGCTACGCAGTGGGAACATAGGCAACTGCTCGATATTGTACTTAAAACTCGTCACCTCCCGAGCCTGAAATAAAAGACGCACTGCGCCAGTTCGGgttcaaattgaaaacattCACTGACATGACAAAGCTAGAAAGCCTTTTAGAAAATGATGTGGAACGGTAGGACACttgtaagtttttttaaattttaacttCCTGAAACACgtaaaattattcatttttggaAGATATCGTATTTCAGCGGAATTGGAGGTAGCCAATCGAATGTCGTTGGCAGAATCCTCAGTCGTGCGATGACAAACGAGCTGGCTAGCCAATAATACTACACAAAGgacaaaacgaagaaaagcGTGCATTCCAAAATTTGGCCCTATGTTCCGCTGTTATCGGTAATATCTAAACAATAAGTAATGTtaagaaataataattaaacttttttgtATTTACCATCCCCAGAATCCGTTCGCtgccaaaaaaattattcctaACGGAAGACGCAATTGAatctaaaattaaaaactggTTGCGCCATGCGCGGGCTAGAAAAAATGGCAGCAGCAATGAAGatgaataattttattacatgtttttgtgataaaaaatgtgtcaTACACAAGACAATAAAATACGAAACAATAATCTAACTTTCCCAATTATTTTGCTGCAATAATAATTATGCTAATATTTAAGATAAAAGGAAATATTACATAGtgaaaagacatctttttaaCAGCTTTACCACGTCCTTTTCATAGCTTTTTAACAGCTTATAAGCTGTTAAAAAGACGTCTTTTTACCAGCTTTACAACGTCTTCTCACAGTTTTTTTACAGCTTAACAACGTCGTTTTTACAGCTTTTTAACAGCTTATAAGCAGTTAAAAAGACGTCCTATTTACAGCAAAAATTCGTTCATGCCAGACCAGCAGAATCCGTTTTTAagagcagtttttgccggtcatcAGCACCTGAGAAATACGTCTAAAAGTCATAGTTGCAGGATTTTGGGACGAATTAAATACATCCAAGTGGTTTAGCAACCATGTATTAAAAACGTCTTTAAGACATCAGTGTGCTATGTGGGACGGCATTCGCAAGGAAAATGTGGTTGGAAGATAAGAAATGGCTgacgacaggtttgaaaccaaCAGCCAGGAAAAAGAAGTCGGTATTTTAATCAGAGTCGACGAAATGTTCGAGATCATTCCTAACAAACCGGCTATCCAAAGTCCGTGCGGCCATAGAGAATACAACACAAAGCTAGGTCGCATGATAGCTGGACCTTCGAAGGAAAAAGgatcaaaaaaataaacggcGATAATCCAGCAAATGTTACAATGCAGTAGATTTTCAAATTACCAAAGAGATTcagaaatttattttacgAACCATTCCAAAAACATGGAGGAAATGGAA
The DNA window shown above is from Daphnia magna isolate NIES unplaced genomic scaffold, ASM2063170v1.1 Dm_contigs338, whole genome shotgun sequence and carries:
- the LOC123468399 gene encoding uncharacterized protein LOC123468399, with amino-acid sequence MICTKDKAHKTSNHLPSSLNSVLQSPIHDIGSQNSNTFENGYQSTSTSTELSIAAARPVYAVRTRVSKTFPVTKCTRLADRADLRSTNHTTTPASSLSEVQGLSALMRKMDLIIRNQEIIKATQWEHRQLLDIVLKTRHLPSLK